The following are encoded together in the Pectobacterium wasabiae CFBP 3304 genome:
- a CDS encoding co-chaperone GroES, translating into MNIRPLHDRVIVKRKEVESKSAGGIVLTGSAAGKSTRGEVLAVGHGRILENGEVKPLDVKVGDIVIFNDGYGVKAEKIDNEEVLIMSESDILAIVEA; encoded by the coding sequence ATGAATATTCGTCCATTGCATGACCGCGTGATCGTCAAGCGCAAAGAAGTCGAGTCAAAATCTGCTGGCGGTATCGTACTGACTGGTTCCGCTGCAGGTAAATCTACCCGTGGTGAAGTTCTGGCCGTAGGTCACGGACGTATCCTGGAAAATGGCGAAGTGAAGCCGCTGGATGTGAAAGTAGGCGACATCGTTATTTTCAATGATGGCTATGGCGTGAAAGCAGAGAAGATCGATAACGAAGAAGTGTTGATCATGTCTGAAAGTGACATTCTGGCAATTGTTGAAGCGTAA
- the cutA gene encoding divalent cation tolerance protein CutA, with translation MSDRPLCDAVVILCTAPDDACAQQLANSLLETRLAACVTLLPGARSLYYWDGKLEQQSEVQMLIKSDISHQQALLTHLKQQHPYDTPELLVLPVSGGDSDYLTWLNASLR, from the coding sequence ATGTCTGACCGCCCGCTTTGCGATGCCGTCGTCATATTATGTACCGCACCTGACGACGCCTGTGCGCAACAGCTTGCCAACTCGCTACTGGAAACGCGGCTTGCCGCCTGCGTCACGCTGCTGCCCGGAGCACGTTCGCTCTACTATTGGGACGGCAAGCTCGAACAGCAATCAGAAGTACAAATGCTGATAAAAAGCGATATCTCACATCAGCAAGCGCTGCTGACTCATCTGAAACAACAACACCCTTATGATACGCCAGAGCTACTCGTCCTGCCGGTATCTGGGGGCGATAGCGATTATCTGACATGGCTCAACGCATCTTTACGCTGA
- the aspA gene encoding aspartate ammonia-lyase, whose translation MSENIRIEEDLLGTREVPADAYYGVHTLRAVENFYISNNKISDIPEFVRGMVMVKKAAALANKELQTIPKKIADIIIRACDDVLNNGKCMDQFPVDVYQGGAGTSVNMNTNEVLANIGLELMGHQKGEYQYLNPNDHLNKCQSTNDAYPTGFRIAVYAAILKLTDAIAKLSEGFERKANEFEDVLKMGRTQLQDAVPMTLGQEFHAFNVLLQEEIKNLLRTAELLLEVNLGATAIGTRLNTPDGYQQLAVQRLAEVSGLPCVPAEDLIEATSDCGAYVMVHSSLKRLAVKLSKICNDLRLLSSGPRAGLNEINLPELQAGSSIMPAKVNPVVPEVVNQVCFKVIGNDTCVTMASEAGQLQLNVMEPVIGQAMFESTHILTNACYNLLEKCVNGITANKSVCEAYVFNSIGIVTYLNPFIGHHNGDIVGRICAETGKSVREVVLERGLLTEAELDDIFSIQNLMHPAYKAKRYTDENELP comes from the coding sequence ATGTCAGAAAACATCCGTATTGAAGAAGACCTGTTAGGCACCCGAGAAGTTCCCGCAGACGCGTATTATGGCGTTCACACGCTACGAGCCGTCGAAAATTTCTATATTAGTAATAATAAAATCAGTGACATTCCTGAGTTCGTGCGCGGCATGGTCATGGTGAAGAAAGCCGCTGCGCTTGCGAACAAAGAGCTGCAAACGATCCCGAAAAAAATCGCCGACATCATTATCCGCGCCTGTGATGACGTGCTGAATAACGGCAAATGCATGGATCAATTCCCGGTAGATGTCTATCAAGGGGGCGCGGGTACGTCGGTCAACATGAATACCAACGAAGTATTAGCCAATATTGGTCTGGAGCTGATGGGCCACCAGAAAGGCGAATACCAGTATCTGAACCCTAACGATCACCTGAATAAATGTCAGTCCACCAATGACGCCTACCCCACCGGATTCCGTATCGCGGTCTACGCGGCCATACTGAAATTGACCGATGCAATAGCGAAATTGAGCGAGGGCTTTGAGCGCAAAGCCAACGAATTTGAAGATGTTCTGAAAATGGGTCGAACCCAGTTACAAGATGCCGTACCGATGACGCTCGGTCAGGAATTTCATGCGTTTAACGTGCTGTTACAGGAAGAGATTAAAAACCTGCTGCGCACGGCCGAACTGCTGCTTGAAGTCAATCTGGGAGCTACCGCGATCGGTACACGCCTGAATACGCCGGACGGCTACCAGCAACTGGCGGTACAACGTCTGGCGGAAGTCAGCGGCCTGCCGTGTGTGCCAGCAGAAGATTTGATCGAAGCCACGTCAGACTGTGGCGCCTATGTCATGGTGCACAGTTCGTTGAAGCGCCTGGCCGTGAAACTATCGAAGATCTGCAATGACCTGCGTCTGCTCTCTTCCGGCCCTCGCGCTGGCCTGAATGAAATCAACCTGCCGGAGTTGCAGGCTGGCTCCTCGATCATGCCTGCCAAGGTTAACCCCGTGGTGCCGGAAGTGGTCAATCAGGTGTGCTTCAAGGTCATCGGCAACGACACCTGTGTCACCATGGCGTCGGAGGCTGGGCAATTGCAGTTAAACGTGATGGAACCGGTTATCGGTCAGGCGATGTTTGAATCGACCCACATCCTGACCAATGCCTGCTACAACCTACTAGAGAAATGCGTCAACGGCATCACCGCGAATAAGAGCGTCTGCGAAGCCTACGTCTTCAATTCTATCGGAATTGTGACATACCTGAACCCGTTTATCGGCCACCACAACGGCGATATCGTCGGCAGAATCTGTGCGGAAACGGGGAAAAGCGTGCGTGAAGTCGTACTGGAGCGTGGTCTGCTGACAGAAGCCGAACTGGATGACATTTTCTCCATCCAGAACTTGATGCATCCGGCGTACAAAGCCAAACGCTATACCGATGAAAACGAGCTTCCTTAA
- a CDS encoding protein-disulfide reductase DsbD, producing MAQRIFTLIFLLWTAVGTSNVAASSFGQKLFGNSTTSRFLPVDGAFAFEFQQQGNLLNLRWDIHPDYYLYRAQIKIEGNGATLGKVELPQGESHNDEFFGQVFILRDRLVLAVPIEQTEGGATVKVTYQGCADAGFCYPPETRIVPLSQVLANSVTDTLNTASGQTIPPQTTPMPFSPWWALLIGIGVAFTPCVLPMYPLIASLVLGRKEQLTPRRTLLLSMTYVQGMALTYTLLGLVVAAAGLRFQAALQHPAILIGLSVIFVALALSMFGLYTLQLPSSVQTRLTEWSNRQQGGSVTGVFCMGALAGLICSPCTTAPLSAILLYIAQSGNMLAGGGTLYLYALGMGLPLILVTLFGNKLLPRSGPWMQYVKEAFGFIILALPVFLLERILGETWGMRLWSALGIAFFGWALMLTLRSSKGWMRGVQLLLLAGVVISAKPLQDWVFPPTGMTQTHASALNFAPVANVAELNSALAKSTQPVMLDLYADWCVACKEFEKYTFSDPAVQGHLSRITLLQADVTANREEQNALLKKLQVLGLPTIVFFDIQGKEIPGSRVTGFMDAEQFQAHLQKFSP from the coding sequence ATGGCTCAACGCATCTTTACGCTGATTTTCCTGTTATGGACGGCTGTCGGCACATCCAATGTGGCCGCCTCTTCTTTCGGTCAGAAACTATTTGGCAACAGCACGACGTCACGGTTTCTGCCGGTCGATGGGGCTTTCGCCTTTGAGTTTCAGCAGCAGGGAAATCTGCTCAATCTGCGCTGGGACATCCATCCCGATTACTACCTGTACCGTGCACAAATCAAGATCGAAGGAAACGGTGCCACGCTTGGCAAGGTAGAATTGCCACAGGGTGAAAGCCATAACGACGAGTTTTTCGGTCAGGTCTTTATTCTGCGGGATCGGCTGGTGCTAGCGGTTCCGATTGAACAAACTGAGGGCGGTGCAACGGTCAAAGTGACCTATCAAGGCTGCGCCGATGCGGGTTTCTGCTACCCGCCGGAAACACGCATCGTTCCTCTCAGTCAGGTGCTGGCTAACTCAGTCACAGATACATTGAATACCGCATCAGGCCAGACCATACCGCCGCAGACCACGCCCATGCCGTTCTCGCCGTGGTGGGCGCTGTTGATTGGCATCGGCGTCGCCTTTACCCCCTGTGTCCTGCCGATGTACCCGCTGATTGCCAGTTTGGTGCTGGGCAGAAAAGAGCAGCTAACACCGCGCCGCACGCTGCTGCTGTCGATGACCTATGTTCAAGGTATGGCGCTAACTTACACGCTGCTCGGACTGGTTGTCGCCGCCGCCGGATTACGCTTCCAGGCGGCGCTCCAGCATCCAGCTATCCTGATTGGCCTATCGGTGATATTTGTCGCACTGGCGCTGTCCATGTTTGGTCTCTATACGCTCCAACTCCCATCATCGGTACAAACCCGGCTGACCGAGTGGAGTAACCGTCAGCAGGGTGGCTCAGTCACTGGCGTATTCTGTATGGGCGCACTGGCAGGGCTAATTTGCTCCCCCTGCACCACGGCTCCGCTTAGCGCCATCCTGCTTTACATCGCTCAAAGCGGCAACATGCTGGCGGGCGGCGGGACGCTTTATCTCTACGCTCTGGGCATGGGCTTACCACTCATTCTGGTCACGCTGTTTGGCAATAAACTGCTACCACGCAGCGGCCCGTGGATGCAGTACGTTAAGGAAGCCTTTGGCTTCATCATTCTGGCGCTGCCTGTCTTCCTGTTGGAACGTATTCTCGGTGAGACGTGGGGAATGCGGCTGTGGAGCGCACTGGGTATCGCCTTCTTCGGCTGGGCGCTCATGCTGACGCTGCGCAGCAGTAAAGGCTGGATGCGCGGCGTACAATTGCTGCTACTGGCAGGCGTAGTGATCAGCGCCAAGCCGCTGCAAGACTGGGTATTCCCCCCTACTGGCATGACGCAAACCCACGCATCGGCGCTGAACTTTGCCCCTGTCGCCAATGTTGCAGAGCTCAACAGCGCACTGGCAAAGAGCACTCAGCCTGTTATGCTCGACCTTTACGCTGACTGGTGCGTGGCCTGCAAAGAGTTTGAGAAATACACGTTCAGCGACCCGGCGGTGCAGGGCCATCTGTCGCGCATCACGCTACTACAGGCTGATGTTACCGCTAATCGCGAAGAACAGAACGCGCTGCTGAAAAAGCTACAGGTTCTAGGGTTGCCAACCATCGTGTTTTTTGACATCCAGGGGAAAGAGATCCCCGGCTCACGCGTCACTGGTTTTATGGACGCTGAACAATTTCAGGCACATTTGCAGAAATTCAGCCCATAA
- the ubiA gene encoding 4-hydroxybenzoate octaprenyltransferase produces MERSVTAGKWLAYCRLMRIDKPIGSLLLLWPTLWALWLAGGKTPAPWTLFVFVAGVFLMRAAGCVINDYADRHFDGHVKRTASRPLPSGEVSEQSAKVLFVVLVLLAFGLVLTLNKMTILLSVAGLALAWIYPFMKRVSHLPQFVLGAAFGWSIPMAYAAVSESLPVTCWMMFLAYICWTVAYDTQYAMVDRDDDLKIGVKSTAILFGRFDNVIIGLLQLSMLALLLALGYITGLGTPYTISLLVAGGMFVYQQILTAGRERDACFKAFHNNKYAGMAIFIGVLFGL; encoded by the coding sequence TTGGAAAGAAGTGTTACAGCAGGGAAATGGCTGGCTTATTGTCGCTTGATGCGAATTGATAAACCGATAGGTTCCCTGTTGCTGCTGTGGCCAACACTATGGGCACTGTGGCTGGCGGGAGGGAAAACACCTGCACCGTGGACGCTCTTTGTTTTTGTCGCAGGCGTTTTCCTTATGCGTGCGGCGGGCTGCGTCATCAATGATTATGCTGACCGTCATTTTGACGGCCATGTAAAACGCACCGCTTCTCGCCCATTGCCCAGCGGCGAGGTGAGCGAGCAATCTGCCAAAGTTCTGTTTGTGGTTCTGGTCTTGCTGGCATTTGGTCTGGTGTTGACGCTGAATAAGATGACGATCCTGCTGTCTGTCGCCGGGCTGGCTCTGGCGTGGATTTATCCGTTTATGAAACGGGTCAGCCATCTGCCGCAGTTTGTGCTGGGGGCGGCATTCGGTTGGTCGATCCCCATGGCCTACGCGGCAGTCAGTGAAAGCCTGCCGGTAACCTGCTGGATGATGTTTTTGGCATATATTTGCTGGACGGTGGCTTACGATACGCAATATGCGATGGTGGATCGTGATGATGACCTGAAGATCGGCGTGAAATCCACGGCGATCTTATTTGGTCGTTTTGACAATGTCATCATCGGGTTATTGCAGCTTAGTATGCTGGCGTTGTTATTGGCTTTGGGATACATCACCGGACTGGGAACCCCCTACACTATTTCTCTGCTGGTGGCTGGTGGGATGTTTGTCTATCAGCAAATACTGACTGCTGGGCGTGAACGTGATGCCTGCTTTAAGGCATTCCACAATAATAAATATGCAGGTATGGCGATATTTATTGGTGTGCTGTTCGGCCTGTAA
- the ubiC gene encoding chorismate lyase, with amino-acid sequence MSDDVSTLLRTISWFTEPPSVLPEHIGDWLMETSSMTQRLEKYCVQLRVTLCREGFITPQSLGEERDQLPLDERYWLREVVLYGDDRPWLFGRTIVPQQTLDGSGAALVKIGNQPLGRYLFEQKSLTRDYIHTGCCEGLWARRSRLCLSGHPLLLTELFLPESPVYYTPSDEGWQVI; translated from the coding sequence ATGTCTGACGATGTGTCAACGCTTCTGCGCACCATATCCTGGTTTACTGAACCCCCTTCGGTATTGCCTGAACACATTGGTGACTGGCTGATGGAAACCAGTTCCATGACGCAGCGGCTTGAAAAATACTGCGTTCAACTGAGGGTCACGCTTTGTCGTGAGGGGTTCATTACGCCACAGTCGTTGGGCGAAGAGCGCGATCAACTCCCGCTTGATGAACGTTACTGGCTGCGTGAAGTTGTGCTGTATGGTGACGATCGCCCCTGGCTTTTCGGCCGAACGATTGTCCCACAACAGACACTTGACGGTTCTGGTGCGGCTTTGGTGAAAATAGGCAATCAACCGTTGGGTCGTTATCTGTTTGAGCAAAAATCGCTGACGCGTGATTACATTCATACCGGATGCTGCGAAGGTTTATGGGCGCGGCGTTCCCGCCTGTGTCTTTCTGGGCATCCGTTACTGTTGACTGAGCTTTTCTTACCGGAATCACCGGTTTATTACACACCCAGTGATGAAGGTTGGCAGGTAATTTGA
- the groL gene encoding chaperonin GroEL (60 kDa chaperone family; promotes refolding of misfolded polypeptides especially under stressful conditions; forms two stacked rings of heptamers to form a barrel-shaped 14mer; ends can be capped by GroES; misfolded proteins enter the barrel where they are refolded when GroES binds) has protein sequence MAAKDVKFGNDARVKMLRGVNVLADAVKVTLGPKGRNVVLDKSFGAPTITKDGVSVAREIELEDKFENMGAQMVKEVASKANDAAGDGTTTATVLAQAIITEGLKAVAAGMNPMDLKRGIDKAVIAAVEELKTLSVPCSDSKAIAQVGTISANSDETVGKMIAEAMDKVGKEGVITVEEGTGLQDELDVVEGMQFDRGYLSPYFINKPETGAVELESPFILLADKKISNIREMLPVLEAVAKAGKPLVIVAEDVEGEALATLVVNTMRGIVKVAAVKAPGFGDRRKAMLQDIATLTGGTVISEEIGLELEKATLEDLGQAKRVVINKDTTTIIDGTGEEAAIQGRVAQIRQQVEEATSDYDKEKLQERVAKLAGGVAVIKVGAATEVEMKEKKARVEDALAATRAAVEEGVVAGGGVALVRVAAKLASLTAQNEDQNVGIKVALRAMEAPLRQIVSNAGEEPSVVANTVKAGEGNYGYNAATEEYGNMIDFGILDPTKVTRSALQFAASVAGLMITTECMVTDLPKGDAPDLGAAGGMGGMGGMGGMM, from the coding sequence ATGGCAGCTAAAGACGTAAAATTCGGTAATGACGCTCGCGTAAAAATGCTGCGCGGCGTGAATGTACTGGCTGATGCAGTGAAGGTTACCCTGGGCCCGAAAGGCCGTAACGTGGTTTTGGATAAATCCTTCGGTGCACCGACCATTACTAAAGACGGCGTATCTGTTGCGCGTGAAATCGAGCTGGAAGACAAGTTCGAGAACATGGGCGCACAGATGGTGAAAGAAGTTGCCTCTAAAGCGAATGACGCAGCAGGCGACGGCACCACGACCGCAACCGTATTGGCGCAGGCTATCATCACTGAAGGCCTGAAAGCTGTTGCTGCGGGCATGAACCCGATGGATCTGAAGCGCGGTATCGATAAAGCCGTTATCGCTGCTGTTGAAGAGCTGAAAACACTGTCTGTACCGTGCTCTGACTCTAAAGCTATCGCTCAGGTTGGTACCATCTCTGCTAACTCCGACGAAACCGTAGGCAAAATGATTGCCGAAGCCATGGACAAAGTCGGTAAAGAAGGTGTTATCACCGTTGAAGAAGGTACAGGTCTGCAAGACGAGCTGGACGTGGTTGAAGGTATGCAGTTCGACCGTGGCTACCTGTCTCCGTACTTCATCAACAAGCCAGAAACTGGCGCTGTAGAACTGGAAAGCCCGTTCATCTTGCTGGCTGACAAAAAAATCTCCAACATCCGCGAAATGCTGCCAGTACTGGAAGCCGTAGCGAAAGCGGGCAAACCGCTGGTTATCGTGGCTGAAGACGTTGAAGGCGAAGCGCTGGCAACGCTGGTGGTTAACACCATGCGTGGTATCGTGAAAGTGGCTGCGGTGAAAGCACCGGGCTTCGGCGACCGTCGTAAAGCAATGCTGCAAGACATCGCTACGCTGACTGGCGGTACCGTTATCTCTGAAGAGATCGGTCTGGAGCTGGAAAAAGCGACGCTGGAAGATCTGGGTCAGGCAAAACGCGTTGTTATCAACAAAGACACCACCACCATCATCGATGGTACGGGTGAAGAAGCTGCGATCCAGGGCCGTGTTGCTCAGATCCGTCAGCAGGTTGAAGAAGCAACCTCAGATTATGACAAAGAGAAACTGCAAGAGCGTGTGGCTAAACTGGCTGGCGGCGTAGCCGTTATCAAAGTTGGCGCAGCAACTGAAGTTGAAATGAAAGAGAAGAAAGCACGCGTTGAAGATGCCCTGGCTGCGACTCGCGCTGCGGTAGAAGAAGGCGTGGTTGCTGGTGGTGGTGTGGCGCTGGTTCGCGTTGCGGCCAAACTGGCTTCTCTGACTGCTCAGAACGAAGATCAGAATGTGGGTATCAAAGTTGCGCTGCGCGCGATGGAAGCTCCACTGCGTCAGATCGTTTCCAACGCTGGTGAAGAGCCATCTGTGGTTGCGAATACTGTTAAAGCTGGCGAAGGTAATTACGGTTACAACGCAGCGACTGAAGAATACGGCAACATGATCGATTTCGGTATCCTGGATCCGACCAAAGTTACCCGTTCTGCGCTGCAATTCGCGGCTTCCGTTGCTGGTCTGATGATCACCACCGAATGTATGGTGACCGACCTGCCTAAAGGCGATGCGCCTGACTTAGGTGCTGCTGGTGGTATGGGCGGTATGGGTGGTATGGGCGGCATGATGTAA
- a CDS encoding FxsA family protein, translating into MRWLPLLLIFLLAYIEISLFIHVADVLGVAMTLLLVVFTSCLGVSLVRNQGMKTLVQMQQKMAAGESPAAEMVKSVSLVLAGFLLLIPGFLTDFLGLLLLLPPVQKSLTLKLMPHLHIWGSGSNAPPSGGNTFEGEYQRKDGGRGNIEHRDDRDDR; encoded by the coding sequence GTGCGCTGGTTACCGTTATTACTGATTTTTCTTTTAGCTTACATCGAGATATCGCTGTTTATTCACGTGGCTGACGTGCTGGGTGTCGCCATGACCTTGCTGCTGGTGGTTTTCACGTCCTGCTTGGGCGTCTCGCTGGTGCGCAATCAGGGGATGAAAACGCTGGTGCAGATGCAGCAGAAAATGGCGGCAGGCGAAAGCCCTGCGGCTGAAATGGTAAAAAGCGTGTCACTGGTGCTGGCAGGTTTCCTGCTCTTGATCCCTGGCTTCCTGACTGACTTTCTGGGGCTGTTGCTATTACTGCCGCCCGTGCAGAAAAGCCTGACGCTTAAACTGATGCCTCACTTACACATCTGGGGTTCCGGCTCTAATGCACCGCCTTCCGGAGGGAACACCTTCGAAGGTGAATACCAGCGTAAGGATGGCGGGCGCGGAAATATTGAACACCGGGACGATCGAGATGACCGCTAA
- a CDS encoding anaerobic C4-dicarboxylate transporter, whose translation MLGLELLIVLLAIYLGARLGGIGIGFAGGLGVLVLTLGFQIKPGVIPFDVIEIIMAVIAAIAAMQVAGGMDYLVSLAEKLLRKHPKYVTFLAPLVTYFMTILAGTGHTAFSTLPVIAEVAKEQGIRPSRPLSIAVVASQIAITASPISAAVVFVAGILEPHGVSYLLLLGICIPTTLAAIMLTAIVTNFLGKELKDDPIYQERLKKGETTLRGNSQHEIKPGAKLSVVLFLIGIVAVVLYATAISGTVGLIQNPVLPRNEAIVVFMLTIATLICITCKIDTSRILSASTFKSGMSACICVMGVAWLGDTFVKAHISDIQDTAGALLQSYPWMLAVVLFFAATLLYSQAATAKALMPAALLLGVSPVTAVASFAAVSALFVLPTYPTLLAAVEMDDTGSTRIGKFVFNHSFLIPGVIAITLSVLFGFILGSILI comes from the coding sequence ATGCTTGGTCTTGAGTTACTCATTGTTCTGCTCGCCATCTATTTGGGAGCACGGCTAGGAGGCATCGGCATTGGTTTCGCCGGTGGTCTAGGGGTGCTGGTACTTACGCTAGGGTTTCAGATAAAGCCCGGCGTAATCCCTTTTGATGTCATTGAAATTATCATGGCCGTTATCGCCGCCATCGCTGCCATGCAGGTGGCGGGCGGAATGGATTATCTGGTCAGCCTGGCGGAAAAACTGCTACGTAAGCACCCGAAATACGTCACCTTCCTCGCGCCGCTGGTCACCTACTTCATGACGATCCTGGCGGGAACCGGACACACCGCGTTTTCCACCCTGCCCGTTATCGCCGAGGTCGCCAAAGAGCAGGGGATTCGCCCTTCTCGCCCGCTCTCCATCGCCGTTGTCGCCTCACAAATCGCGATTACCGCCTCACCAATCTCTGCGGCGGTGGTGTTTGTCGCCGGTATTCTTGAACCGCACGGGGTTAGCTATCTATTGTTGCTGGGGATCTGTATTCCTACCACGCTGGCAGCGATTATGCTGACAGCGATTGTGACTAACTTCTTGGGCAAAGAGCTAAAAGACGATCCTATTTATCAGGAACGTCTGAAAAAAGGCGAAACTACGCTGCGCGGCAATAGCCAACATGAGATCAAACCGGGGGCCAAGCTGTCCGTGGTTCTGTTTCTGATTGGCATCGTCGCGGTCGTGCTGTATGCGACGGCAATCAGCGGCACTGTCGGGCTGATTCAGAACCCGGTTCTGCCACGTAACGAAGCGATTGTGGTTTTCATGCTGACCATCGCTACGCTGATTTGTATCACCTGCAAAATCGACACCTCACGCATCCTCTCCGCCAGCACGTTTAAGTCCGGCATGAGCGCCTGTATCTGCGTGATGGGCGTGGCCTGGCTGGGTGATACTTTTGTTAAAGCGCATATTTCCGATATTCAGGACACCGCAGGCGCACTGCTGCAAAGCTACCCGTGGATGCTGGCTGTCGTGCTGTTCTTCGCTGCCACGCTGCTCTACTCTCAGGCAGCAACGGCGAAAGCACTGATGCCCGCGGCGCTTCTGCTGGGCGTCTCTCCAGTCACGGCAGTGGCGTCCTTTGCTGCCGTTTCCGCCCTGTTCGTTCTACCGACCTACCCGACCCTGCTGGCGGCGGTAGAGATGGACGACACCGGCTCAACACGCATCGGCAAGTTTGTGTTTAACCACTCCTTCCTGATCCCCGGCGTGATAGCTATTACGCTGTCGGTGCTATTTGGCTTTATCCTCGGCAGCATCCTGATCTAA